The Myxococcus fulvus sequence GCCACGTGACGGAGCACGTGCTCACCTTCTGGGTGGACGCCGAGGCGCCGTGGCTCGTGGCGGGCCTGCCGGACGGGTGGCTCGTGGGGCCTCAGCCCGGGAACACGCTGGACTACGAGCTCGCCGTGTACTCGGAGTCGGCCACGCGGGTGGAGGTGACGCCCGGCGGAGGCACGTACGAGGTGCCGCGCGGCGGACGCGTCTTCGTGGCCCGGCTGCCCCTGGTGCCCGGGGACAACGTCTTCACGATGGTCGCGACGAGCGAGACGGGCTTGAGCACCACCCTCACCCGCACCGTGCGCTACGACAACACGCCCCCGCGCGCGCAGCTGCTCTCCCCCGGACCGGACGAGGCCGTCTCAGGCGTCGTGGTGCTGGAGGCCCGGGTGACGGACGACGTGAGCGGCGTGAGGAGCGTGGCCTTCACTCGGGACGGCTCGGGCATCCGCGCGGGGACGGACTGGGGAGACGGCGTGTGGACGGCGGAGCTGGACACGCGCGAGCTCTTGGACGGCCCTCACACCGTGGAGGTGTGGATGGAGGACGCCGCGGGGAACTTCGTCATCCAGACCTTCCCCTTCGTCACCCTCAACCGGCCGTAGCGAAAGGTCAGCGCGGCAGGGGCGTGGCCACGTAGTCCGTCCCCTGGTCCGCGTGGCAGCCGTGGCACGTGTCGTGTCCCCGACCGTAGTAGTTGTCGTCGTAGTTCGGGCCGAAGCCCTCGTAGAAAATCCAGGTGTCCTTGCCGGTGCCCTCGGCCACCTTGATGTCCAGGGCGTGGCCTCGCGCCGTGCGGCCGTCCGACTCGAACAGCTCCTTCACGGTGATGCTGCCCACGGGGTGGACGCGGTTGCCCTCCGCCATGGAGCGGGCCAGCACGTCGTTGAAGAACACCCGCACCCGGTCGCCATGGGAGCGCACCGAGCGACGCGGCGCCGGCTCCGCGAGCCACTCCCGATAGCGCCCCTCCCGCACGAAGGCGGTGATGCCCGCCTCGGACGTGTCCAGTCCTCCCACCTCCCCCAGGCCCTCGTCCACGGACGACGAGGGTCCACAGGCGACCAGCGCCAGGAGCACGGTGCACGGCAGGGAGGAGGGACGCACGTGGGGCCTCGTGAGGGAGACGCGGACCGGAGCCGGCCCGCGCGGGGACACCCTCGCTACGCCGGGGCGCGCCCGCGGGTTACAGCCCGGGGATTTCCGGGGGTTTCATCCACGGCGTGACAGGACACGACCTGTTCCATCACTGAATGTGGTCCCTCCCTGTTAGGTTCGTTACCCAGGAGGTCGTCACCCAGTGTTCCAACCCCACCCCCGGGTCATGCCGATGATTGCCCCCTTTGCTCCGCGTCCCGTTGCATCCCCCGTCACCCGCATGGCCCACAGCCCCCGAGGCACCCCATGACGACGGGCCATCCCCTCGCGCTGCGCCCTGGGATGAAGGTGGGCCCGTGGCGTGTCCGGGCCCGACTGGGCCAGGGTGCCTTCGGCGCGGTGTTCCAGGTGGAGCAGGGCGGGCGCCTGCACGCGCTCAAGTTCGCGCTGCGAGGACCGGGCAGCGAGGACCTGGACCGCACGGATGCGCGCGCCGTCCGGGAGCTCGCGTGTCTGCTGCATGCCGTGCATCCGCATGTCGTGCGCGTCTGGGCGCACGGGCGCTGGCCGGATGTCCGGACGGGGTACCACTACGTGGTGCTCGACTACGTGGAGGGCGCCACCCTGGCCACGTGGGTGAAGCGCGAGGCCCCCTCCGCGCGGCGCGTGGCCCGGCTGTTCTCCCAGCTCGCGTGGACGCTGGGGGAGCTGCACTCGCGCCACGTCTTCCACCGGGACCTCAAGCCCTCCAACATCCTCGTGCGCGCCTCGGACGAGTCGCCCGTGCTGGTGGACTTCGGCAGCGCCAACCACGCGGAGTCGCAGCCCCTCACCGAAGGCCCGCTACCTCCCGGCACGCCCCAGTATCGGAGCCCGGAGGCCCTGCGCTTCCACCGCGAGCACCACGCCCAGCGCGCCGCGCGCTACGCCTTCCGCGCCACGGATGACCTCTATGCGCTGGGCGTCTCGCTGCACGAGATGCTCACGGGCGCGCCGGCGTTCTCGCTCACGTTGCCGCGCGAGGTCCTCTCCGAGCACATCGAGACGCGCATGCCCGCGCCCGCGTCCTCGCTGAACGAGCGCGTCCCGACGGAGCTGGATGCCATCACCCAGCGGCTGCTGCGCAAGAAGCCCGAGGAGCGCTTCCAGGAGGGAGGCTCGCTGCACGCGGCGCTCGAGGCGGCGCTGCGCTCGGCGACGCCCGAGTGGGACCGTCCGCTGTTCCCACGGACTCCGTCGCCGCCGGACTCCGAGGTGAATCGCAGGAAGGTGTCACCGGGCGACGCCTCCGAGAGTCCGTGGCCCGTGCGGCTGGCGCGAAGGCACCTGCGGCACGCGACCTCATCGGGAGGTTCCCGCGCGAGGAGCGGATCCGAGGGCGCCCACCTGCACTCCGTGGTTCCACGTGAGGAGGCGCCTCTCCGCGCGAGCACTCCTTCCGAGAGCGTCCACTCGTACGAGCACACCGTGGATCCACAGGAGGAGGCGCCTCCCCTGGCGAAGCCCCCTTCCGAGAGCGCCCACTCGCACGAGCGCGGCGAGGATCCACGCGAGGATGCGCGTCCCTCATCGAGGACCCATCCCGAGAGCGCCCACTCGCACGAGCGCGGCGAGGATCCACGCGAGGATGCGCGTCCCTCATCGAGGACCCATCCCGAGAGCGCCCACTCGCACGAGCGCGGCGAGGATCCACGCGCGGGTGGACGCCCCCGCACGCGGGTCTCCTCCGAGGGCACCCACACGCACGAGCACGCCGTGGATCCACGCGAGGCGGCGCGTCGTCGTGGGAGAACCCCGTCCGAGGGCGCCCACGCGCACCCGAGGTCGGCCCACCCCCGCTCCACCCCACCCCGAGGAACCCGCGCGCTCCCCCGGCGCATCACTCCGACGGAAGAGGCCCTCGCCCTCGCGTGGCTGCGTCGGGTGGACCCCGCCCACTGGAGCCGCGCGCGGAAGCTCTGGGTGGCGGGCACCTGGTTGGGCCTGTTGTTCCTGTTCGCGGGCACCTTCGCCGCCCTGCGCTGCACCCTGGAGTCGGCCCTGGAGAGCTCCGCGCACCCGGGCGCATCCCTCCAGTCACCCCGCCCCGAGCGGATCCGCGACCGGCGCCCGTGACGCCGTCACCCACGGCCCCGTGCACCCGGGGCCGAGTGCGTCACTTCTTCTTCTGCTGCATCGCCGAGGCGACCAGGTTCATCAGCTTGAGCTGCACCGGGGACAGCTTGCGCAGGTTGCGCATCAGCCGCCGCATCTCCGGCGTGTCGTCCTCGCGGGCCTTCGCGCCCGACTTGTCCTTCGCGGGAGGCGGCGCCGCCAGGTCATCCCCCAACCCCAACAGCTGGTGCGGCGGCACGTTGAGCACCACGCACAGTCGCCGCAGGTTCTGCACGCTGGGGAGCATGTGGCCCCGCTCCAGGCGTCCATACACCTCCGACGCCATGCCGATGCGCTCCGCCACATCCGCCTGCGTCAGTCCCATCCGCACCCGGGCGGCCCTCGCCGCCGCGCCCAGCATGCTCGCCAGTTCTGTGTCCATGCCTTGTCAGTCGTCCACGAAAGGAGGGGCCGTGCTCCAGGCACCCCGAAGGCCCCTGGATAACCCTGAAGGTCGGGTACTTTCACCATACCTTCAGCGTTTTTTCAAACACGCGCGACGCCTCGCGTCGCACCCGCTCACGCCTCTGGTGGCACGCATCCCACGCGCTCTGGCGAGCACCCGCCTCAAGGCGCTGACGACGGTGTGCTCTCCGCGATGTCCATCAACGCGCGACGCCGCTCCGCCGCCGTGAAGAGCATCGCCAACGGCAGCCCCAGGAAGACGGCGTGCAACACGATTTGGGCGAACTGCGGCACGTCGAGGAACCACGGGTAGTAGCCGCGCGCGACGAACTGGAAGTCCACCAGCCACACGCCGATGCCGAACAGCATCCCCACCGCGGCCTGGAACTCCCAACGCCCGCGGCCATCCGGCGGCAGCATCGCGTCCAGGAACGAGTAGAACACCCCGACGATGGCGGACACCGCCAGATGCATCCCCACGCCCAGCATCACCAACGTCCCCAGCGGGTAGTCCTCGCCGAAGGCCCGAGGCCCCAACACCACGCTCGCGGACATGCGCACCGGCCGCCACGGACTGTCGCCCGAGGCCAGGGCCATCACCACTTCCGCGAGCGCCAGCACCACGCCCGCGGCCACTCCGAACAGCAGCCCGTTCGTGGCAGACCAGGGGGTGTACCGCCTCCGTGCCGCCATTGGCTTCTCCTTGTCCGGGGCCGCTGTCCGCCCCTTGTGTCAACCTGAGCACGTACGCCATCCACGGGCAGCCAGCGCACGGCGACGGCTCGGGATGTCGCCTCCCCCTCGGGCACCCGGACGGCGCCCAGGGCGGCCCTGGCGCTCGCCCTACCCCCGCCCGGACTGGTGGGCCCACGCCCGCTCGCCACCTGTCGTTTCTTCCGTCTCCCAGGGCGGTCATCGGTAACTCCTTCAGGCTCAAACCATCTCCCCCGCACCCGTGCTCCGAGTCGCAGGCGACATCGCGTGGGCACGGCATTGGCATAGGGATCCGGCCGATGCCCCCGCAGCTTCGCCAGCGTCCGCAAGGACCTCATCGGATCCACTACTCGCCCCAAGCGTGGCGAGAGGTGGGGCGTATGAGCGCGGAGGCCTTCGGCGAGCTCCAGGGCGCGCTGGAGCGATTGGGGGACCCGTCCGTCAGGGAGCCGTTGCCGGAGGGCGGCGGGGCGGGGCGCCACCGGCTCTCACGCCACGGGCTGGTGCTGGGCTACGCGTGGGATGACCGCTCGCGCACGCTGACGCTGCTCTCGTTGGAGCGCGAGCCGTGAGCGCGGCCGGGCTCACGCGGCGATGGGCAGCATGCTGCGCACCGCGTCCAGCAGCTCCTCCACGGAGAAGGGCTTTCGCAAGAGACCGTTGGCGCCAGGGGGGATGTCCGTCGTCACCGCGGTGAGCACCATCACCGGCACGTTGCGCAGCCTGGCGATGGACCTGCGCCGCTCGAGGAACTCGTGTCCGTTCATCTCCGGCATCATCAGGTCGAGCAGGATGAGGCTCGGCACGTAGCGCACGTCCGTCAGCTCATCCATCGCCTCCCGGCCGTTGCAGGCCACGGTGACGTCGTAGCCCTCGCCCTCGAGGATTTCCGCGATGGCGGCCCGGATGTCGTCCTCGTCCTCCACGACGAGCACGGTGCGGTGCTTCGCAGCACTGGACATGACACGCAGCATAGAGGCCCCCTCCCCTTCCCGGCGACCGGGGGTCCTGTACGACGCGGGGATAGTGGACAGAACTCCGCGCGGACCCCGGGGAGGCCACACGCCCCGCGTGCTCCAGAAACGTACATTCCAGCACGAGGGACTCGGGCCCGAGGGGCCTGGGACTTACCTCCGCGCCCAGGCACTCCCTAGGTTGAGTCCGCCATGTCCCGCACGATGGGCCGCTCGACGACAGCACCGACAGGGGATGGAACGAAGCCGGTGTGGAAGGCGCGTGCCTGGGCACAACTGGAGGCGTCGCGCGCGCGGGTGCTGCGCATGCTCGCCGGCCTGCCCGAGCGGGTGTTGATGAATCAGCACTCGCCGCTGATGTCGCCGCTCATCTGGGACGTCGCGCACGTGGCGAACTACGAGGAGCAGTGGCTCCTGCGCGCGCTCGGCGCCCCGGCCCTGACGGACCCGGCCTTCGACACCATCTACGACGCCTTCCGACATCCACGGAGCACCCGCTCCACGCTCCCGCTGCTGCCGCCCGAGTCCGCCTTCGCCTACGCCGCGCGCGTGCGCGAGGCCGTGCGCGCGCACCTGTCCGAGCACGTGCCCGAGGACAGCGACACGCCGCTGCTCGCCGGCGGCTACGTCTTCGGCATGGTGGCGCAGCACGAGCAGCAGCACGCGGAGACGCTCGCCGCCACGCTCCAGTTGATGACGGAGGTGGAGTACCGCCTGCCGCCGACGCCCGCGCGGCCCGCGCCCGCGCCTGTCTCGCGACACCCCGTGCTCATCCCCGGCGGCGTCGCGCGGCTGGGCAGCACGCACCCGTGGGCCTTCGACAACGAGCGCCCCGTGCACACCCGCGAGGTGCGCCCCTTCCTGCTGGACGCGCACCCCGTCACCAACGGCGAGTACCAGGCCTTCGTCGAGGACGGTGGCTACGACGAGCCGCGCTGGTGGCACCCGAAGGGCTGGGACTTCGTGCGCGCGGAGGCGCTCGCCCATCCGCAGTTCTGGTTGCCACAGCAGGGAGGACGCTGGCTGCGCAGGCGCTTCGGCCAGGTGGAGCCGCTGCCCGCGGACGAGCCCGTTCAGCACGTGTGCTGGTACGAGGCGGACGCCTACGCGCGCTGGGCCGGCAAGCGCCTGCCCACGGAGTCCGAGTGGGAGCGCGCCGCGCACGGCGCATGCAACGTGACGCGCGAGCACCCGTGGGGTGACGCTGCTCCCACGGCCGCGCACGCCAACCTGGGTGGAGACACGTGGGGCCCGTTGCCGGTGGGCAGCCACCCCGAGGGCGTGAGCGCCGAGGGGGTCTGGGGCCTGTTGGGTGACGTGTGGGAATGGACGTCGAGCGACTTCCAGCCCTACGCGGGCTTCGGCGCGTTCCCGTATCGCGAGTACTCGGAGGTGTTCTTCGGCGAGGACTACAAGGTGCTGCGAGGAGGAGCGTGGGCGAGCGCACCGGTGGCGGTCCGCAACGGATTCCGCAACTGGGACTACCCCATCCGCCGGCAGATTTTCGCCGGCTTTCGTTGTGCGTCAGAGGCGTGAGGAGAGGCGATGAGCTCGATGGTGGAGGCGGTGGAGACGACGACGCTCGAGGAGAAGCCGAACGGCTTTCCCGGGGTGAAGGTGGAGGTCTACGTGAGGCCGGGGGATGCCCGGCGCGCGCTCAAGCAGGAGGTGCTCCAGGGGCTGTGCAACACGCCCAAGGAGCTGTCACCGAAGTGGCTCTATGACGAGCGCGGCAGCCAGCTCTTCGACGACATCACCCGCCTGCCGGAGTACTACCCCACGCGGCGCGAGCGCGAAATCCTGCTCGCCCACGCCGGGGATGTGGCGCGACTGAGCGGCGCGACGACGCTCATCGAATTGGGCAGCGGCACCAGCGAGAAGACGCGCCTCCTGCTGGACGCGATGGAGGAGGCGGGGCAGCTGTCGCGCTTCGTGCCCTTCGACGTGAGCGAGTCCTTCCTGCGCCGCGCGGCGGGGACGCTGGCGCGCGAGTACCCGGGCATCAGCGTGCACGCGGTGGTGGGAGACTTCGAGCACCACCTCAACCGGCTGCCCCAGGGCGGACGGCGGCTGGTGGCCTTCCTCGGAGGCACCATCGGCAACCTGAAGCCCGCGCAGCGCGCGCGCTTCCTCGCGGAGCTGTCCTCGGGCCTGCGCCCCGGTGACGGGCTGCTCCTGGGCACCGACCTCATCAAGGACCGCGAGCGGCTGTACGCCGCGTACAACGACAGCGCGGGCGTGACGGCGGAGTTCAACCGCAACGTGCTCAACGTGCTCAACCGCGAGCTGGGCGCGGACTTCGACCCGAACGGGTTCGAGCACTTCGCGCCCTTCGACGAGCACAACAGCTGGGTGGAGATGCGCCTGGTGTCGCGGCGCGAGCAGACCGTGTGGATGCAGTCGCTCAAGCGCCGCGTGGACTTCGCCGCGGGCGAGGTGCTGCGCACGGAGGTGAGCTGCAAGTTCGAGCAGCAGCGCGTGGAGGCGGAGCTGGACGCGGCCGGACTGGGGCTTGCCGCGTGGTGGACGGACGAGGCGGGTGACTTCGCCCTGTCGCTCGCGCTCAAGCGCGGCTGAGACGTCCGGACTCGGGCCTGGGGTCGGGTGTCACCCGGCCCTCGGGCCCGAGGACTTCAAACACCGCGCGACTAACGGCGCGGGTTGCGACGCGAGGAGACACGCACGGGCACGGGCTGCGCCACGGGGCGCGTCCACGCGTACCAGAGCGCGGCCAGCACGGTGACAGCCAGCCCGCTCGCGGCGAACAGCCGCTCACCCACGGGGCTGAGGTCCACGGTGGCAAGGTGGAGAGGGAGCATTCCGGAGAACGACATGCGGGGACTCCTTGCTGGGCGCTGCGTGGAGGTCCTGGGATGGGTCGGGGTGTTCACCCACCACGGGCCGGGGTAACGACAAGGTTAAGGACTCGCGACGGAATGGGGAAGTCCCCACTCCATCCTTCCATAATGCGTGGGACGCTTGGCGCTCGCGGAATGTTCAGGACCGCGCCACGCCTGCTTGCTTCCGGGCGTCACGCCGGACTCGCCCCGGACAGCTCCCGCTCCTGGGACAGCCGCGCCAGCTCCACCTTCATGCACCGGTCCTGCACCACGCGGATGCCGGCGCGCGCGAGCTGCTCGGCCGCGGCGTCGTTGCGGATGCCCAGCTGGAACCACACCGCGTGCGGCTTCTTGGCGAGCAGGTCGGACACGTGCGCGTCGATGTCCTCCGGGCGACGGAACACCTGCACCAGGTCCACCTGTCCGGGGATGTCCGCGACCGCGCGATACACGGGCCGTCCGAGGATGGGCTCCGTCTCGCCGTGCACGGGCACGGGGATGATGTCGTAGCCGTGCTTCTGCAGATACGCGGGCACCGAGTGCGCGGGCTTGTGCGCGTGACTCTCCGGGCGGATGCCCAGCACCGCCACCCGTCGGGAGCGCGTGAGCACGTCCCGGACGCCCGCGTCGTCCTCGATGAGATTCGCTCTCCAGTCCATGACCACCTCCACCACGAGCCACCGTTCATGGGAGCCGCTTCCGAGTGGCAACAGCCCACCCGCGACGTCCCAGTCCCAGCGACAGACGCGCGGACGCGCGCCGCGTTGCGCTCGTGGGGGATGCGGGTGGAGCGGGGCTCTCCTGCCCGCCTGCCCGGAGCGAAGGGCGGCGTGAGCACGGAGATGTTCCACGAGGAGCACGGCTCCCGCGGGGCTCAGCGCGGCTGGGCCGCCTGGACCTCGATTTCGCGGCACGCCTCGGTGGCCAGCCGCACATCCTCCGGCGTGGCCCCCGGCAGCGTCGCGCAGAGGAACAGGTCATTGCCCACGCGCCGCGCGCCGAACAGCGCGGGCGCCGCGGCGCCGATGCCGCCGTCACCCTGCTTCGGCGCCAGCGTCACGCGCAGCAGCGCGTAGGTGTCCTTCTCCTCTTCCTGGTCGAGGGACACCTCGAAGTTCTTCGACTCCGCGCGCACCCGGTCGGCCAGGTCCTCCACGGAGGGCATCTCCTCGCCCTTGCCGCGTCGCAGGTCCACCCGGAGCACCGGGCGGCCGGGAGGGCCCGCCTGGAAGCTGTCATCGGGAGCAACCTGCGCGGACCAACCCTCCGGCAGCGGCACCTTCACGCCCGAGCGCGAGGTCTGCTCCGGGGAGGACGCGTCGGGGGAGTCCTTTCCCCCGTCGCAGCCCTTGCACCCGGACAAGAGCGCCAGCACCACGCCGGACGCGATGTGCCTGGCGCGTCGCACCGGCTACTTCTTCTCGCCGCCAGGAGGAGGAGGACGGGTGGTGTTGCCGCCCAGGTTCTCCATCTTCAGCGAGCCCTCGAAGATGACGCCCCGGTCCATCGACAGGGACGGCGTCTCCAGGTTGCCCTTCACGCGGCCGGGCGTCTTGAGCTCGATGATCTGCGTCGCCTTCACGTTGCCTTCGACCTGCCCGTTGATGATGACGGTGCCGGCCTGGATTTCGGCCTGGACCTTGGCGCCATCACCGATGACGAGCACGTCCTTGGTGATGATCTGCCCCTGGAACTTCCCGTCGATACGGACCTGCCCCTCGAAGGTGAGCTTCCCCTCGAACTCGCTTCCCTTGCCCAGAAGCGTATGGACCTCACCAGAGCGCTGCGACACGGATTCCTCCTCCCGCTTGAACAAGGGCCTGCTGGGTGCTTCGTCTTTCTTCCCGCCAAGGAGCGCCACGCGCTACTCCTTCCTGAGCAGCTTCAACAGCCGGTCCAGGTCATCGTAGGAGAAGAAGTCCACCTCGATGGTGCCCTTTCCCGGGCTTCGTTCGGTCAACCGGACCTTCGTCCCCAATCGACGTTGGAGCTCCTCCACCAGGGACTTCACCTGCGGGCTCTGCTTCGGCGGCGTCTTGCCCGCATCCTTCTTGCCGTTGGAGCGACTCTGCTGGACCAGCCGCTCCGTGTCACGCACGGACAGCTTCTTCTCGGCCACCTGCTTGGCCAGGTTCTGCAGCTCCGGCAGCCGGGGCACACCCAACAGCGCGCGCGCGTGTCCCATGCTCAGCGAACCGTCGGCCACCATACCCTTGACGTCCGCGGGCAGGGCCAACAGGCGCAGGGCGTTGGCCACCGTCGAGCGCTCCTTGCCCACGCGCTGGCTGATCTGCTCCTGCGTCAGCTTGAACTCGTCGGTGAGGCGCTTGTAGCCCTCCGCCTCTTCAATCGGGTTCAAGTCCGCGCGCTGGAGGTTCTCGACCAGGGCCAGCTCGAAGGCCTGGACCTCGGTGACCTCCTTGACGATGGCGGGGACCTCCTTGAGGCCCGCGGCCTGGGATGCTCGCCACCGGCGCTCACCCGCGATGATGCGGTAACCGTCCTGGTCCTTGCGCACGAGGATGGGCTGGATGACGCCCTGCACGCGGATGGACTCGGTGAGTTCCTTGAGCTTCTCCTCGTCGAAGTGATGACGGGGCTGGTCCTTGTCCCGGTGGATGGATTCAATCGGGAGCTTGAGGACGCCGGCCTTGAGCGCGGCCTGCTCGGCGGCCTTGCCGCCACCGGGAGCGGCCTGGGGGATGAGCGCGGAGAGGCCGCGACCGAGAGCGCGTTTCTGCGTGTCTGCTTTCACCAAGACATGACTCCGGCGCCGTGAGTCGACTCACGGCGGGCATGGGCGGCGCGAGCGGACCGCGCGTGACGGTGGCGCACGGCGCGCGGCAAGGGTTCAGGCCACCCGACGGCGGGGAGCCTGACGGGGGGACTTGGGGGTGTCGCGCTTCATCAACTCGCGGCCGAGCGCGAGGTAGCTCTCGCAGCCCTTCGACTTGATGTCATAGAGGATGATGGGCTTGCCGAAGGACGGGCACTCGGACAGGCGCACGTTGCGCGGGACGACGACCTGGAAGACCTGGTCCTTGAAGTAGCCGCGCACCTCTTCCACCACCTGGTGGGCGATGTTGGCGCGCGCGTCGAACATGGTGAGCAGGATGCCCTCCATCTTCAGGTCCGGGTTGAGGCCCTGCTTCACCAGGTCGATGGTGTGCGTCAGCTGGGAGAGGCCCTCGAGCGCGTAGTACTCGCACTGCAGCGGGATGAGGACGGAGTCCGCGGCGGACAGCGCGTTGAGGGTGAGCAGCCCGAGCGAGGGCGGGCAGTCGATGATGATGTAGTCGAACTCGGCGGCGAGCGGACGCAGGGCGTCGCGCAGGCGGAACTCGCGGTTCTCCTGGCCGACGAGCTCCACCTCGGCGCCGGTGAGGTCGGGCGTGGCGGGGACGACCTGGAGGTAGCGCAGCTCGGTGGGGTGGAACAGCTCCTTCATGGGACGGCCGTTGAGGAGCGCGTCGTAGATGGTGCCGTGGAGCTTGTCCTGCTTGAGGCCCAGGCCGCTGCCGGCGTTGCCCTGCGGGTCCATGTCCACCAGGAGCGTGCGGCGCTCGGCGGAGGCCAGGCTCGCGGCCAGGTTGATGGCGGTGGTCGTCTTGCCCACGCCGCCCTTCTGATTGGAGATGCAGATGATTCGACCCACGAGCCCCATCCTCTCTCATGCCCGGCGAGAGCCAGGCGCCGTGCGTGATGCGGTGCACGGTTGCACGCTGATCCCGCTGCTAACATGCGCCTCGGTGTCGGATCAAATTCGCGGCGCACGTTGCGCGAACGCTTCCTCCGAGGGCCTGCCAGCCGTCCAAACGGCCTGATTCCGAAGACTTGGAAGAGCCGTCTTCATGCTGGAGAACCCGGCGAGCGATGCCCTGGCATCCTGGGTTCGGGGGGTGGGTTCGGGCTCGCTCGGATGCCCTCCTTATAAGGAGGCGCACGCGGCTACTTGAGGCGGGTGCGTTCGCGTTGGAGGTCGGCGCGCAGGCGCGTGATTTCGTCGAGCAGGTGTCGCACGTCGTCCGTGGCCTGGGTCCAGAGGTGCAGCGTTCCATCGAGGCTGACGACATCGAGCGCGTCCATCGCGGCGACGTAGGACTCGGCCAGCTTGGGGTCGTGGTCGCGGAGCGTGCGAGCTGAGTCCTCCATGTCGGCGAGGACTTCTTCGCGCGACGCGGCGGGGAGTGACCGCCAGCTCTCGATGAGCAGCGCGGACTTCCACCGTTTGGAGATGTCGGACAGCTTTGCGTCGTCGTGAGGCGCCATGGGGTCTTTCTTCCATCCGGAGCGGGTGGCCGCGTGTGGACGTGGGGACGGGAGGCGTCCGGACACGAGGTTCCGCGTGGAACGTGGGTGGGTGTTCCGTGTGAAGCGCCTCGTCGGTGCGGAACAGGATGACCTGGCGGAACGGGGGCCTGACCTCATCGCGTGAACAGCCCGGTGTGACTTTTGAGGGGAGCTCCTCTGGAGTTCGATGAAGCCCGCGGCTGGGAGTCTCGAACGGCTTCGCACCGATGCGGCGACTCACCTTCGCGACGTCCACCCGCGGTTGAGACCGATGCCGTGACAGGTCGCGCGGACCTCTGTGATGCCCGTCCACGTGGAGTCCAGTTCGACGCCTCAACGCGCTCTCACGTCGCTTCGCACCGAGGCCGCGCGATGGACGGCTGAGCCTTCATGCTCCGCATCCGGGTTCCGCATGGAGCAGGCACCGAGTTCCATCGACTTCGTGCGGTTTCGAGTTGCGGTCGCGTCACGCCTGGTCCGGACCTCAGTGCCGCGTCCGGACGCCACCTGGCCCCGAGGCCGACGTGCATCGACTTCTCGCGGCACTGCGCCGATGCCAGGTCACACGTGGCCGAACC is a genomic window containing:
- a CDS encoding serine/threonine-protein kinase yields the protein MTTGHPLALRPGMKVGPWRVRARLGQGAFGAVFQVEQGGRLHALKFALRGPGSEDLDRTDARAVRELACLLHAVHPHVVRVWAHGRWPDVRTGYHYVVLDYVEGATLATWVKREAPSARRVARLFSQLAWTLGELHSRHVFHRDLKPSNILVRASDESPVLVDFGSANHAESQPLTEGPLPPGTPQYRSPEALRFHREHHAQRAARYAFRATDDLYALGVSLHEMLTGAPAFSLTLPREVLSEHIETRMPAPASSLNERVPTELDAITQRLLRKKPEERFQEGGSLHAALEAALRSATPEWDRPLFPRTPSPPDSEVNRRKVSPGDASESPWPVRLARRHLRHATSSGGSRARSGSEGAHLHSVVPREEAPLRASTPSESVHSYEHTVDPQEEAPPLAKPPSESAHSHERGEDPREDARPSSRTHPESAHSHERGEDPREDARPSSRTHPESAHSHERGEDPRAGGRPRTRVSSEGTHTHEHAVDPREAARRRGRTPSEGAHAHPRSAHPRSTPPRGTRALPRRITPTEEALALAWLRRVDPAHWSRARKLWVAGTWLGLLFLFAGTFAALRCTLESALESSAHPGASLQSPRPERIRDRRP
- a CDS encoding helix-turn-helix domain-containing protein, with the protein product MDTELASMLGAAARAARVRMGLTQADVAERIGMASEVYGRLERGHMLPSVQNLRRLCVVLNVPPHQLLGLGDDLAAPPPAKDKSGAKAREDDTPEMRRLMRNLRKLSPVQLKLMNLVASAMQQKKK
- a CDS encoding response regulator, with translation MLRVMSSAAKHRTVLVVEDEDDIRAAIAEILEGEGYDVTVACNGREAMDELTDVRYVPSLILLDLMMPEMNGHEFLERRRSIARLRNVPVMVLTAVTTDIPPGANGLLRKPFSVEELLDAVRSMLPIAA
- the egtB gene encoding ergothioneine biosynthesis protein EgtB, producing the protein MSRTMGRSTTAPTGDGTKPVWKARAWAQLEASRARVLRMLAGLPERVLMNQHSPLMSPLIWDVAHVANYEEQWLLRALGAPALTDPAFDTIYDAFRHPRSTRSTLPLLPPESAFAYAARVREAVRAHLSEHVPEDSDTPLLAGGYVFGMVAQHEQQHAETLAATLQLMTEVEYRLPPTPARPAPAPVSRHPVLIPGGVARLGSTHPWAFDNERPVHTREVRPFLLDAHPVTNGEYQAFVEDGGYDEPRWWHPKGWDFVRAEALAHPQFWLPQQGGRWLRRRFGQVEPLPADEPVQHVCWYEADAYARWAGKRLPTESEWERAAHGACNVTREHPWGDAAPTAAHANLGGDTWGPLPVGSHPEGVSAEGVWGLLGDVWEWTSSDFQPYAGFGAFPYREYSEVFFGEDYKVLRGGAWASAPVAVRNGFRNWDYPIRRQIFAGFRCASEA
- the egtD gene encoding L-histidine N(alpha)-methyltransferase, translated to MVEAVETTTLEEKPNGFPGVKVEVYVRPGDARRALKQEVLQGLCNTPKELSPKWLYDERGSQLFDDITRLPEYYPTRREREILLAHAGDVARLSGATTLIELGSGTSEKTRLLLDAMEEAGQLSRFVPFDVSESFLRRAAGTLAREYPGISVHAVVGDFEHHLNRLPQGGRRLVAFLGGTIGNLKPAQRARFLAELSSGLRPGDGLLLGTDLIKDRERLYAAYNDSAGVTAEFNRNVLNVLNRELGADFDPNGFEHFAPFDEHNSWVEMRLVSRREQTVWMQSLKRRVDFAAGEVLRTEVSCKFEQQRVEAELDAAGLGLAAWWTDEAGDFALSLALKRG
- a CDS encoding CoA-binding protein, producing the protein MDWRANLIEDDAGVRDVLTRSRRVAVLGIRPESHAHKPAHSVPAYLQKHGYDIIPVPVHGETEPILGRPVYRAVADIPGQVDLVQVFRRPEDIDAHVSDLLAKKPHAVWFQLGIRNDAAAEQLARAGIRVVQDRCMKVELARLSQERELSGASPA
- the bacM gene encoding bactofilin BacM, which produces MALLGGKKDEAPSRPLFKREEESVSQRSGEVHTLLGKGSEFEGKLTFEGQVRIDGKFQGQIITKDVLVIGDGAKVQAEIQAGTVIINGQVEGNVKATQIIELKTPGRVKGNLETPSLSMDRGVIFEGSLKMENLGGNTTRPPPPGGEKK
- a CDS encoding ParB/RepB/Spo0J family partition protein; translation: MVKADTQKRALGRGLSALIPQAAPGGGKAAEQAALKAGVLKLPIESIHRDKDQPRHHFDEEKLKELTESIRVQGVIQPILVRKDQDGYRIIAGERRWRASQAAGLKEVPAIVKEVTEVQAFELALVENLQRADLNPIEEAEGYKRLTDEFKLTQEQISQRVGKERSTVANALRLLALPADVKGMVADGSLSMGHARALLGVPRLPELQNLAKQVAEKKLSVRDTERLVQQSRSNGKKDAGKTPPKQSPQVKSLVEELQRRLGTKVRLTERSPGKGTIEVDFFSYDDLDRLLKLLRKE
- a CDS encoding ParA family protein, yielding MGRIICISNQKGGVGKTTTAINLAASLASAERRTLLVDMDPQGNAGSGLGLKQDKLHGTIYDALLNGRPMKELFHPTELRYLQVVPATPDLTGAEVELVGQENREFRLRDALRPLAAEFDYIIIDCPPSLGLLTLNALSAADSVLIPLQCEYYALEGLSQLTHTIDLVKQGLNPDLKMEGILLTMFDARANIAHQVVEEVRGYFKDQVFQVVVPRNVRLSECPSFGKPIILYDIKSKGCESYLALGRELMKRDTPKSPRQAPRRRVA